TGACCCTGCGGGCGGCGTCCACCACCTCCTCGCGGCGCACGTCGTGATCGACGATCTTCGGCATTCCGTCCCTCCACCCGGCTTGACATTTTAGTCGGACGCCCGTCTATCATCCCGGAATCCGCATCCAAGAAGGTACCGACATGACCGTCCTCACGCTCGGTGTCCACATCGTCGACGTGCTCGCCAGGCCCGTGGAGTCCATCCCGCCAGGGCAGGACACCCATCTGGTGGAGCAGATCCGCGTCACCGCCGCCGGGGCCGCGGCGGGCACGGCGGTCGCCCTGGCCAAGCTCGGCGTGCCGGTCGCCTCGGCGGGCGCGGTCGGCGTGGACGAGCTCGGCGACCTGCTCCTGATGATCATGTCGAGGCACGGCGTCGACGTGGGCGGCGTGGTGCGCAAGCCCGGGGAGCAGACCGCCGCCTCGATCCTGCCGATCCGTCCCGACGGAGGCCGCCCCTCCTTCCACGTCCCCGGCGCGAACCTCGTCTACGCCCTGGCCGACCTGGACCCCGGCGCGCTCACCCGCGCCCGGGTGATCCACCTCGGCGGCGTGGACGTGACCTTCGGCCTGCACGACCCCGCGTTCCTCGAGCTGCTCGCCTCCGCCCGCGAGGCCGGCGCGGTGGTCACCATGGACCTGCTGTCGAACATGGCCGAGCTCATGCCCGGCGCCCGCGCCTTCCTGCCCTACGTCGACTACTTCCTGCCCAACGAGGAGCAGGCGCTGCTGATCAGCGGCGCCCCCGGCGTGGAGGAGGCCGCCCGGCTGCTGCTGGAGGACGGGCCCGCCGGGGTGCTCGTCACGCGCGGCGCCGAGGGCAGCCTGGTCGCCACCTTCGACGGCCTCGTGCGCGTGCCCGCCCTGGAGACGCCCGTCGTCGACACCACCGGCTGCGGCGACGCCTACTGCGCGGGCTTCATCGCCGGACTGCTGGAGGGCCAGGACCTCACCACCGCCGCCCGCCTCGGCGCCGCCGTGGCCGCCCGGGTCGCCGGAGGGCTCGGCTCGGACGCCGGGCTGGACGGGGTGACCGTCCGCGACCTCGCCCAGCGCGCCCTCCCCGGTATCGAAGGGATCTGACATGTCACACACCACCCCCGGGCGCGACGCGTCCCTGCGCGAGCGGGCCGCCAAGGTCGTCCCCGGCGGCATGTACGGCCACCTCAACGCCGCGATCTTCACCCCCGCCTACCCGCAGTTCTTCGTCAGGGGCGAGGGCTGCCGCCAGTGGGACGCCGACGGGCGCGAGTACGTCGACCTCATGTGCAGCTGGGGCCCGATGATCCTCGGCCACCGGCACCCGGCCGTCGAGGAGGCCGCCGCCGCCCAGCGCGCCCAAGGCGACTGCCTCAACGGGCCGGGCCCGGTCATGGTCGAGCTGGCCGAGCTCATGGTGGACACCATCCCCTCGGCCGACTGGGTCATGTTCTCCAAGAACGGCACCGACGCCACCACCCAGGCCCTCATGGTCGCCCGCGCCGCCACCGGCCGCGACAAGGTGCTCGTCGCGCACGGCGCCTACCACGGCGCCGACCCCTGGTGCACGCCGAGCACGGCCGGCACCACCGCCGCCGAGCGCGCCGACCTCGTCGAGTACCCCTACAACGACCTGGAGGGCGCCGAGGCCGCCGCCGGGTACGCCGACGGCGAGGTGGCCGCCATCCTCGCCACCCCGTTCAAGCACGACTCCTTCGAGGACCAGGAGCCCGTGGACCCCGCCTTCGCCCGCGGCCTGCGCGCCCTGGCCGACCGGATCGGCGCCGCCCTGGTCCTCGACGACGTCCGCGCCGGGTTCCGGCTGGACCCGCGCGGCTCCTGGGAGCCGCTCGGCGTGCGCCCCGACCTGACGGCGTGGAGCAAGGCCATGGGCAACGGGTACGCCATCGCCGCCGTCACGGGCGCCGACGCCCTGCGCGGCGCGGCTCAGACGCTGTACTCCACCGGCTCGTTCTGGTTCTCCGCGGTGCCCATGGCCGCCGCCAAGGCCACGATCGAGACGCTCCGCGACATCGGCGGCGTCGCGCTCATGGAGCGCGCGGGCGCCCGGCTGCGCGAGGGCCTGGCCGCGCAGGCGGCCGCGCACGGCTTCACGGTGCGCCAGACCGGCCCCGTGCAGATCCCCTGGCTGTCCTTCGAGGGCGACGCGACCCTGGAGAAGGGCATGCACTGGGCCTCCGCCTGCCTGGAGGAGGGCGTCTACCTGCACCCGTGGCACAACTGGTTCATGTCCGCCGCGCACACCGACGCCGACGTCGACCGCGCCCTGGCCGGCACCGACGCCGCCTTCGCCAAGCTGCGGGCGAGGTACGGCGGCGACTGAGCTTCGCCCGGGCCCGCGGCGTCAGCCGCGCAGCCGGACCCACTGGACGTCGTCGTGGCGCTCGCCGCCGGGGCCGGGCAGCAGCTCCTTGATCAGTGCCTCCCGGGTGAACCCCGCGCGTTCCAGCACCGACTGGGAGGCGGTGTTGTGCACGGCGGTGCCGGCCACCAGCCGGTGCAGCGGCGTGGCCGCGTACGCCCAGTCGGCCAGCAGGCGCACGGCCCGCGTCATGAACCCCCGGCCGCGGAACCGGCTGTGCAGACCGTAGCCGATCATGCCCTGCGCCAGGGGCGGGACGATGTTCATGAGCTGGATGTGCCCCGCGAACGCGCCCGAGGCGGCGTCCCTGACGCTCAGCTCGGCCCGTTCGCCCGCCAGCCACCACGTCGGGGTGTACCGGCAGCGGTGCTCGGTCTGCGCGCGCGACGGAGGCTCGGGAGGGACGCTGTAGGCGTAGGAGTCGGGTTCGGCGGCCATCTCCTGGTAGGCGTCCACGTCGTCCATGGTCAGCGGGACCAGCCGCACGACGCCGTCGGTCAGCTCGCCGCCGGGCAGGGCGGGCAGGTAGGACCGCTGCGGCTCGCCGGAGTCGCCGGCCAGGCGGGCGAAGGTCACCAGGTCGGCGTACCCGCCGCCCCTGAGCGGCCGGGCGTCCCTCAGCAGCCCATCGCGCTGGAACCCCGCCGCCATCGCCACGCTCTGGCTCGCCGGATTCTCCACCTCTGCGAAGATCGTCAAGCGATGGATGCCCTGGGCGAACGCCCACTCGGCCAGCGCCCGCACGGCCGCCGTCGCCACGCCCCGCCCGCGCGCCCATGGGGCGACCAGGTAGCCGATCTCCGCGCCGCGCCCGCGGGAGTCCGGCGGCTTCAGCGAGCAGTCGCCGAGCCACGCGCCGCTCGCCGCGTCGGCGATGGCGAACGAGGCGCCCCCGCCGCTCCAGAACCCCGGCGCCGTCTGGGTGATGTGGAAGAGCGCGTCCTGCGGGGTGCACGGCGAAGGGATCCCGGGTCTGAACCGTACGATCAGGGGGTCGGCGCAGGCGCGGACACGGGCCTCGGCGTCCGCGGCGACCGTCTCGCGGAGTACGATCGGTCCTGCGGGGATGGGGGCACGGGGGAGCATGCCCCAGTGCTACCAGCATCGCGCGCGAAGGTCGAACGGCTTTCCGCCGGTTGCGGTCCCCCCTATCCGGGCCCGCCGCCCTTCACCGGCGGGCCGTGGGCGCATATAGCCTTACGGGCATGGGTTTTCGCAGGCACGGGCCGTTCCAGCCCGGCGATCAGGTACAGCTCACCGATCCCAAGGACAAGCGGCATACGGTGACGCTGCGCGAGGGTGCTCAGTTCCACACGCACAAGGGCTCGATCCCTCATGACGACCTGATCGGCTCGCCCGAGGGCTCGGTGGTCCGCTCCTCCGGCGGCACCCCCTACCTGGCCTTCCGCCACCTGCTCCAGGACTACACGGTCTCCATGCCGCGGGGCGCGGCCGTCGTCTACCCCAAGGACTGCGGCCAGATCGTCGCCATGGCCGACGTCTTCCCGGGCGCCAGGGTCGTGGAGGCCGGCGTCGGGTCGGGGGCGCTCACCTGCTTCCTGCTCCGGGCGGTGGGCGAGTCCGGCAGCCTCACCTCCTACGAGCGCCGGCAGGACTTCGCCGACATCGCGCGCAAGAACGTCGAGAAGTTCTACGGCGGCCCTGTGGAACAGTGGCGGCTGGTGGTGGGCGACCTGGTGGCCTCGCTGGACGAGACCGACGTCGACCGCGTCATCCTGGACATGCTCGCTCCTTGGGAATGTGTGGACGCGGCGGCCAAGGCGCTGACGCCCGGGGGCGTGATCTGCTGTTATGTGGCCACGACGACGCAGCTCTCGCGCACCGTCGAAACCCTGCGCGATCACGGAAGTTTCACCGAGCCGCATTCGTGGGAAACCTTGGTCCGCGACTGGCATGTCGAGGGGCTCGCGGTCCGTCCCGACCACCGCATGGTGGGGCACACGGGCTTTCTCATCACGTCCCGTCGCATGGCGGACGGCGTCACGCCCCCGCCCAAGCGCCGCCGCCCCGCCAAGGGCGCGTATGGGGAGGAGACGGCCATATGACCTCTGGCATCCGCGTGTGGCGATTCGGTAAACAATCATGGTTGGGGTCGGCGTATGGGAACAGAACCGATTGAGTAGCTGCTTACAAGCAATGAGCCGCCAATAGGGCCCTAAACGCTGAACACTGGATGTAATGACACGAACACTCCCCGGCCAGGTTACGGATGCCCCCGAGATAGGTAGGGTCTTGAGTAGTCGCCCTCGACTGGGAAGGAGGTGACTGTGGCAGCTCGCGAGGACGCTGAGGCCAGAGCCGCCCAGCGCGAACGGGAGGTCGCCGACCTCACAACTCAGGTCTCCTTCCTCCAGGAGGAGATCACCGCGTTGCGCCGGAAGCTGGCCGAGTCCCCCCGGCAAGCCAGGGTCCTGGAGGAACGTCTCCATGAGGTGCAGGCCAATCTCGCGGCCGTCACCGGTCAGAACGAGAGGCTGGTGGCCACCCTCAAGGAGGCCAGAGACCAGATCGTCGCCCTGAAGGAGGAGGTCGACCGGCTGGCGCAGCCGCCGTCCGGGTTCGGCGTCTTCCTGGAGGCCCGCGAGGACGGCACCGTGGAGGTGTTCACCGGCGGGCGCAAGCTCCGGGTGAACGTCAGCCCCGCGGTCGACGCCGCGTCGATCAAGCG
The Sphaerisporangium krabiense genome window above contains:
- a CDS encoding carbohydrate kinase family protein, whose amino-acid sequence is MTVLTLGVHIVDVLARPVESIPPGQDTHLVEQIRVTAAGAAAGTAVALAKLGVPVASAGAVGVDELGDLLLMIMSRHGVDVGGVVRKPGEQTAASILPIRPDGGRPSFHVPGANLVYALADLDPGALTRARVIHLGGVDVTFGLHDPAFLELLASAREAGAVVTMDLLSNMAELMPGARAFLPYVDYFLPNEEQALLISGAPGVEEAARLLLEDGPAGVLVTRGAEGSLVATFDGLVRVPALETPVVDTTGCGDAYCAGFIAGLLEGQDLTTAARLGAAVAARVAGGLGSDAGLDGVTVRDLAQRALPGIEGI
- a CDS encoding aminotransferase class III-fold pyridoxal phosphate-dependent enzyme codes for the protein MSHTTPGRDASLRERAAKVVPGGMYGHLNAAIFTPAYPQFFVRGEGCRQWDADGREYVDLMCSWGPMILGHRHPAVEEAAAAQRAQGDCLNGPGPVMVELAELMVDTIPSADWVMFSKNGTDATTQALMVARAATGRDKVLVAHGAYHGADPWCTPSTAGTTAAERADLVEYPYNDLEGAEAAAGYADGEVAAILATPFKHDSFEDQEPVDPAFARGLRALADRIGAALVLDDVRAGFRLDPRGSWEPLGVRPDLTAWSKAMGNGYAIAAVTGADALRGAAQTLYSTGSFWFSAVPMAAAKATIETLRDIGGVALMERAGARLREGLAAQAAAHGFTVRQTGPVQIPWLSFEGDATLEKGMHWASACLEEGVYLHPWHNWFMSAAHTDADVDRALAGTDAAFAKLRARYGGD
- a CDS encoding GNAT family N-acetyltransferase is translated as MLPRAPIPAGPIVLRETVAADAEARVRACADPLIVRFRPGIPSPCTPQDALFHITQTAPGFWSGGGASFAIADAASGAWLGDCSLKPPDSRGRGAEIGYLVAPWARGRGVATAAVRALAEWAFAQGIHRLTIFAEVENPASQSVAMAAGFQRDGLLRDARPLRGGGYADLVTFARLAGDSGEPQRSYLPALPGGELTDGVVRLVPLTMDDVDAYQEMAAEPDSYAYSVPPEPPSRAQTEHRCRYTPTWWLAGERAELSVRDAASGAFAGHIQLMNIVPPLAQGMIGYGLHSRFRGRGFMTRAVRLLADWAYAATPLHRLVAGTAVHNTASQSVLERAGFTREALIKELLPGPGGERHDDVQWVRLRG
- a CDS encoding tRNA (adenine-N1)-methyltransferase, with protein sequence MGFRRHGPFQPGDQVQLTDPKDKRHTVTLREGAQFHTHKGSIPHDDLIGSPEGSVVRSSGGTPYLAFRHLLQDYTVSMPRGAAVVYPKDCGQIVAMADVFPGARVVEAGVGSGALTCFLLRAVGESGSLTSYERRQDFADIARKNVEKFYGGPVEQWRLVVGDLVASLDETDVDRVILDMLAPWECVDAAAKALTPGGVICCYVATTTQLSRTVETLRDHGSFTEPHSWETLVRDWHVEGLAVRPDHRMVGHTGFLITSRRMADGVTPPPKRRRPAKGAYGEETAI